From one Streptomyces sp. NBC_01478 genomic stretch:
- a CDS encoding 2-oxo-4-hydroxy-4-carboxy-5-ureidoimidazoline decarboxylase — MAIPALPEQSRTSPSPNALETFNTAPPEDARRTLLTCLHSLRWSRRLTDHRPYPDLDALLAASDEAAYDLTPGDLAEALAGESLPVLPDDTYEAAHMALDAAHAAYEARFGHVFVICPDGIAPDEVLDHVLAGIRSRLTNDPEEERVVVAEELRRLARGRLVDSLRGAGL, encoded by the coding sequence GTGGCCATACCGGCGCTGCCCGAGCAGTCCCGCACCTCGCCGTCCCCGAATGCGCTGGAGACGTTCAACACAGCGCCTCCCGAGGACGCCCGCCGCACCCTCCTCACCTGCCTCCACAGCCTCCGCTGGTCCCGCCGCCTCACCGACCACCGCCCCTACCCCGACCTGGACGCCCTACTCGCCGCATCCGACGAGGCGGCGTACGACCTCACACCGGGCGACCTGGCGGAGGCGCTGGCGGGCGAGTCCCTCCCGGTCCTGCCGGACGACACCTACGAGGCGGCCCACATGGCCCTCGACGCGGCCCACGCGGCGTACGAGGCCCGCTTCGGCCACGTGTTCGTCATCTGCCCGGACGGAATTGCCCCGGACGAGGTCCTGGACCACGTACTGGCAGGAATCCGGTCACGGTTGACGAACGATCCGGAGGAGGAGCGGGTGGTGGTGGCGGAGGAACTCCGGCGCCTGGCAAGAGGACGGTTGGTGGATTCCCTAAGGGGCGCGGGGCTGTGA
- a CDS encoding beta-N-acetylhexosaminidase, translating to MLKQKRGLIAVAAATAVVAGGVGLGLWASSGDDGSPVGAALSPSEGAASSSRAAASRTPTPTPSPTRVYPLSRTPRTIPAVRSHTPARGPGWRPAKGERVVVDDADLVDEGRLIAGELGLSYAGETSDVRAGDVRLALNDDEGANPESYAMTVRGGRVTISGPSDAGVFYGTRTLKQEVHGGSTAPEGVVHDQPAKPRRGFMLDIARKPFTASWIEDRVRELGDLKFNELGLHFSDDQGFRIESTSHPEVVSKNHLTKAQVKAIVDLAASRHITVVPEIDSPGHLGAVLAAHPDLQLRNVSGVATRGAIDISKDASAAIVDELLDEYAGLFPGDQWHLGGDEYQALTVANPQASFPQLAAAATKAYGSGGTVADLTTNWLNDRADTVRNHDRTMRVWNDGFFAGTSVQAAKDLQVAYWTGKEIGARQPVAYLSAGRKVLNYNDEYLYYVLGEPQTFVYPTGRRIYEQWTPRVLRGTQAVPAKYDGQILGGSFAVWCDLANSQTQAQVAAGIRMPLRATVQKLWDPGTPALTWTQFKSLADKVG from the coding sequence ATGCTGAAGCAGAAGCGGGGGCTGATCGCGGTCGCCGCGGCCACCGCCGTGGTCGCGGGTGGGGTGGGGCTCGGGCTGTGGGCGTCGTCCGGGGACGACGGGAGCCCTGTCGGCGCCGCGCTGAGTCCCTCCGAGGGTGCCGCCTCGTCCTCGCGTGCCGCAGCCTCGCGCACCCCCACTCCCACGCCGAGCCCGACCCGCGTCTATCCGCTGTCGCGGACGCCCCGCACCATTCCCGCCGTGCGCTCGCACACCCCGGCACGCGGTCCCGGCTGGCGGCCAGCCAAGGGGGAGCGGGTCGTCGTCGACGACGCTGACCTCGTCGACGAGGGGCGGCTGATCGCCGGTGAGCTGGGGCTGTCGTACGCGGGCGAGACGAGTGACGTGCGCGCCGGGGACGTACGGCTGGCGCTGAACGACGACGAGGGCGCGAACCCGGAGTCGTACGCGATGACCGTGCGCGGCGGGCGGGTCACCATCAGCGGGCCCTCGGACGCGGGGGTGTTCTACGGCACCCGCACGCTCAAGCAGGAAGTGCACGGCGGCTCCACGGCGCCGGAGGGCGTCGTGCACGACCAACCGGCCAAGCCGCGGCGCGGGTTCATGCTGGACATCGCGCGCAAGCCGTTCACCGCGTCCTGGATCGAGGACCGGGTACGGGAGTTGGGCGACCTCAAGTTCAACGAACTGGGGCTGCACTTCTCCGACGACCAGGGTTTCCGGATCGAGTCCACCAGCCATCCCGAGGTCGTCTCCAAGAACCATCTGACCAAGGCCCAGGTGAAGGCGATCGTCGATCTCGCCGCAAGTCGGCACATCACCGTCGTGCCCGAGATCGACTCGCCGGGGCATCTGGGCGCGGTGCTCGCCGCCCACCCGGACCTGCAACTGCGCAATGTCTCGGGTGTCGCCACGCGCGGTGCCATCGACATCTCCAAGGACGCGTCCGCCGCGATCGTCGACGAACTGCTCGACGAATACGCCGGGTTGTTCCCCGGCGACCAGTGGCACCTCGGCGGCGACGAGTACCAGGCGCTGACCGTCGCCAACCCCCAGGCGTCCTTCCCGCAGTTGGCCGCCGCCGCGACGAAGGCCTACGGCTCCGGCGGCACCGTCGCCGACCTCACCACCAACTGGCTCAACGACCGCGCCGACACCGTCCGCAACCACGACCGGACGATGCGGGTGTGGAACGACGGCTTCTTCGCGGGTACGTCCGTGCAGGCCGCCAAGGATCTCCAAGTCGCGTACTGGACGGGCAAGGAGATCGGCGCCCGGCAGCCCGTCGCCTATCTGAGCGCGGGGCGCAAGGTCCTCAACTACAACGACGAGTACCTGTATTACGTCCTCGGCGAGCCGCAGACCTTCGTCTATCCGACCGGGCGGCGGATCTACGAGCAGTGGACCCCGCGCGTGCTGCGCGGCACACAGGCCGTCCCCGCGAAGTACGACGGCCAGATCCTCGGCGGCTCCTTCGCGGTCTGGTGCGACCTCGCCAACTCGCAGACACAGGCCCAGGTCGCGGCCGGCATCCGGATGCCGCTGCGGGCCACCGTCCAGAAGCTGTGGGACCCGGGGACACCGGCGCTGACCTGGACGCAGTTCAAGTCCCTCGCGGACAAGGTGGGTTGA
- a CDS encoding DUF4328 domain-containing protein, with amino-acid sequence MSRLRSPVGMGRAAAALLGIVVAADLFAVYTGFRLYGVTGDLMNGATGGAVLRRADAAESLDSLAGKVHSGSVLVCVIVYVSWFVLVRGNAEVFDPAEQSMKSWWAVVGWFAPGLNLWYPRRITLEIWDASRPPAGARRSHLLVNVWWTLWLFLLFAYWLGHQHYEKNRAPDYNHAVLQLSLFADVVEIAAGVLAILVVLRLTRMQRDKALAGPGVRLTV; translated from the coding sequence GTGTCCCGTCTCCGCTCACCGGTCGGCATGGGCCGGGCCGCCGCCGCGCTGCTCGGGATCGTCGTCGCCGCCGATCTGTTCGCCGTCTACACCGGATTCAGGCTGTACGGCGTGACGGGCGACCTCATGAACGGCGCGACCGGCGGTGCGGTCCTCCGGCGGGCCGACGCCGCGGAGTCGCTCGACTCGCTGGCCGGGAAGGTCCATTCGGGCTCGGTGCTCGTGTGCGTCATCGTGTACGTGTCCTGGTTCGTGCTGGTGCGGGGCAACGCCGAGGTGTTCGATCCGGCCGAGCAGAGCATGAAGTCCTGGTGGGCGGTCGTCGGGTGGTTCGCCCCGGGGCTGAACCTCTGGTACCCGCGCCGGATCACCCTGGAGATCTGGGACGCCAGCAGGCCGCCCGCGGGCGCTCGCAGGTCGCATCTCCTGGTCAACGTGTGGTGGACGCTGTGGCTGTTCCTGCTCTTCGCCTACTGGCTGGGCCACCAGCACTACGAGAAGAACCGCGCGCCCGACTACAACCACGCCGTCCTCCAGTTGTCGCTGTTCGCCGACGTTGTCGAGATCGCGGCCGGCGTCCTCGCGATCCTCGTCGTCCTGCGCCTGACCCGCATGCAGCGGGACAAGGCACTGGCGGGGCCGGGTGTTCGGCTCACGGTCTGA